In Deltaproteobacteria bacterium, a single genomic region encodes these proteins:
- a CDS encoding response regulator, producing MDFKQKILIVDDRPENLYLCEKILSEVDAEFIKATDGNTALKATLYNDFALAILDVQMPKMDGYELAEFIRNEDKTRDLPIIFLSAVYTDESHIFKGYESGAVDFLTKPFKPKLLLSKVKVFLSFDRQKKYLEELVGEMKKTNEQLNHEIAERKQAEEALREAHDELERRVDERTAELVIAIQQLGQEIEERKRAEEQIRSLSQQLLKTQESERQRLSRDLHDTVGGNLSALKIGCDTLFDDQTELPPGIRQRVSEFSKVLQESIMTVRDLSYDLRPSSLDQLGLVETVLHYCEDFSERNALKVDFFSVGLDNIKLDFDTEIALYRIIQEGLNNIQKHADASHVTIRLLACFPEIILRIEDNGKGFDVEKRSEEAFQEKRMGLQTMRERAALLNGKMKVESHLDKSTKILVELPHPGIELLGILDTMEPAP from the coding sequence ATGGATTTCAAACAAAAAATTCTGATCGTGGATGACAGACCGGAAAACCTATATCTTTGTGAAAAGATTCTGAGCGAAGTAGATGCAGAGTTCATAAAAGCAACCGATGGCAATACTGCCCTTAAAGCGACCTTGTACAATGACTTTGCCCTGGCGATTCTGGATGTGCAAATGCCGAAGATGGATGGATATGAATTGGCAGAATTTATAAGAAATGAAGATAAGACCAGAGATCTTCCCATAATTTTTCTATCGGCAGTTTATACAGATGAGTCCCATATATTCAAAGGGTATGAATCCGGGGCAGTAGATTTTCTCACCAAGCCGTTCAAGCCGAAATTATTGCTGAGTAAAGTAAAGGTCTTTTTATCATTTGACCGACAAAAAAAATACCTTGAGGAATTGGTTGGGGAGATGAAAAAGACCAATGAACAGTTGAATCATGAAATTGCCGAGCGCAAGCAAGCAGAGGAGGCGCTACGAGAAGCTCATGATGAACTGGAACGTCGGGTGGATGAGCGCACTGCTGAACTGGTCATAGCAATTCAGCAATTGGGCCAAGAAATAGAAGAGCGTAAGCGGGCCGAAGAGCAAATACGTAGCCTCAGTCAACAACTTTTGAAGACGCAAGAAAGCGAGCGGCAAAGGCTTTCTCGTGACTTGCACGACACGGTGGGGGGAAACCTTTCTGCCTTAAAAATCGGCTGCGACACCCTGTTTGATGACCAGACAGAGCTCCCCCCCGGCATAAGGCAGAGGGTTTCAGAATTCTCCAAAGTACTTCAGGAATCCATCATGACTGTCCGCGATCTGTCTTATGATTTACGTCCTAGCAGCCTGGACCAGTTGGGACTGGTTGAAACCGTCCTCCATTACTGCGAAGATTTTTCAGAAAGAAACGCTCTGAAGGTGGACTTCTTTTCGGTCGGTTTGGATAACATAAAGCTGGATTTTGATACAGAGATAGCCTTATATCGCATCATCCAAGAAGGCCTGAACAATATTCAGAAGCACGCTGATGCCAGCCATGTCACTATCAGGCTGTTGGCCTGTTTTCCCGAAATCATCCTTCGCATCGAGGACAATGGGAAAGGGTTTGATGTAGAAAAACGCTCGGAGGAAGCCTTTCAGGAAAAACGCATGGGACTCCAGACCATGCGAGAGAGGGCCGCCCTGCTGAACGGGAAAATGAAGGTCGAATCTCACCTGGACAAGAGTACGAAAATCCTGGTAGAGCTTCCACATCCAGGCATAGAGTTACTTGGCATCCTCGACACCATGGAACCTGCACCATGA
- a CDS encoding alpha/beta hydrolase: protein MATRVFIHGLESSSKGTKGVFFRERYPDMIIEDFHGTLEQRMNKLNSLLYKKSSLIMVGSSYGGLMAAIYAFNNQERVKKLILLAPALVFQEFEPHLKKRTDTAVIIYHGKGDDVVPLTPLHKIARKVFKNLTLNMVDDDHVLSRTFKSIDWDKLLEIETAAACA from the coding sequence ATGGCTACGAGAGTATTTATTCACGGCCTCGAAAGCAGCAGCAAAGGAACCAAGGGCGTATTCTTCCGGGAAAGATACCCCGACATGATCATCGAAGATTTTCACGGGACCCTTGAGCAGCGGATGAATAAACTAAACAGCCTCCTTTATAAAAAGTCATCCTTGATCATGGTTGGCTCAAGCTATGGGGGATTGATGGCTGCAATATATGCATTTAACAACCAAGAGAGGGTCAAGAAGCTCATTCTTTTAGCGCCTGCCCTCGTTTTTCAGGAATTTGAGCCTCATCTAAAGAAAAGGACTGATACTGCCGTTATCATTTATCATGGAAAGGGCGATGATGTGGTCCCCTTGACACCTCTTCACAAAATTGCCCGCAAGGTCTTTAAAAACCTAACCCTCAACATGGTTGACGACGACCATGTCCTGAGCAGAACCTTCAAATCTATCGACTGGGACAAGCTGCTTGAAATAGAGACAGCGGCGGCGTGTGCTTGA
- a CDS encoding HEAT repeat domain-containing protein has translation MADFRRLKRQVLAVLKAPDWEKGLESLLDIPPWKIIGPLFSLLLHPPEIKWHAVTAFGVVVSRMAEQDIRDALAVMRRFLWNMQRNSSNSGWGISESMGEVMAQSERLAKRFHKQLISYIQNPDCFGSGNNYIEHPQLRQMAYWGIGRLSEARPEFTVKAVPDLLQALPAEGDVSKGLICWTLGSLRAKEAQSALEELLESTSKMELYRDRSLTTVTLGALAKEAQQGIQNRSRP, from the coding sequence TTGGCGGACTTTCGCAGGCTCAAGCGGCAGGTGCTGGCGGTTCTCAAGGCCCCTGACTGGGAGAAGGGGCTTGAGTCCCTGCTTGACATCCCGCCCTGGAAAATAATCGGCCCTCTGTTCTCCCTACTGCTGCACCCGCCTGAAATCAAATGGCACGCCGTCACGGCTTTCGGCGTGGTGGTGTCTCGGATGGCGGAACAAGACATACGCGACGCCCTGGCCGTGATGCGCCGGTTCCTGTGGAACATGCAGAGAAATTCCTCCAATTCTGGGTGGGGCATTTCTGAATCCATGGGCGAGGTCATGGCGCAAAGCGAACGGCTGGCCAAAAGATTCCATAAGCAGCTCATCTCCTACATCCAGAACCCCGACTGCTTCGGTTCGGGCAACAATTACATAGAACACCCGCAGCTTCGGCAAATGGCGTACTGGGGTATAGGGAGGCTCTCGGAGGCACGGCCCGAGTTTACGGTCAAAGCCGTCCCCGACCTGCTTCAAGCCCTGCCCGCGGAAGGGGATGTTTCAAAGGGGCTCATCTGCTGGACCCTTGGCTCCCTCAGGGCAAAAGAGGCCCAAAGCGCCCTGGAAGAACTCCTTGAATCGACAAGCAAAATGGAACTTTACCGAGACAGGAGTCTCACGACGGTGACACTGGGCGCTCTGGCCAAAGAGGCGCAGCAGGGCATACAGAACAGGTCCAGGCCTTGA
- a CDS encoding chemotaxis protein CheB encodes MKELITKKKYIRKKRYKAIVIGTSQGGMAALTRLLPGLPQDYSIPVIIVQHVHPSQGESSTKYYDERCALAVKEADDKESIQSGHIYFAAPNYHLLIEKEKIFSLSIDNKVNYARPSIDVLFESAADTYSSDLVGIILTGANNDGAHGLDKIKQKGGLTIVQDPETAESSSMPQAAIDVVGADYVMSLEEIKNLLIELGKT; translated from the coding sequence ATGAAAGAATTGATAACAAAGAAAAAATATATCAGAAAAAAACGATATAAAGCAATTGTCATCGGCACTTCCCAGGGAGGCATGGCAGCGCTCACCCGGTTATTACCTGGTTTACCGCAAGATTATTCGATTCCCGTTATTATTGTTCAGCATGTTCATCCATCACAGGGAGAATCTTCGACAAAGTATTATGATGAAAGATGTGCATTAGCCGTAAAAGAAGCAGATGACAAAGAAAGTATTCAATCAGGACATATTTATTTTGCGGCTCCCAATTATCATTTGCTTATAGAAAAAGAAAAAATATTTTCTTTATCAATAGATAATAAAGTGAATTATGCCCGTCCATCCATAGATGTATTGTTTGAAAGTGCGGCAGATACATATTCATCCGATTTGGTTGGAATTATACTGACAGGCGCCAATAATGATGGCGCTCATGGATTAGATAAGATTAAGCAGAAGGGCGGCTTGACTATTGTACAAGACCCGGAGACTGCCGAATCTTCTTCCATGCCTCAGGCGGCGATTGATGTTGTAGGAGCAGATTATGTGATGTCGTTAGAGGAGATTAAGAATCTATTAATAGAATTGGGGAAAACATAA
- a CDS encoding class I fructose-bisphosphate aldolase family protein, with protein MGIGKEVRKERIMNRETGKIVIVPMDHGVTVGPIKGLIDLPKTVDMVAKGGANAVVEHVGMVGQGHRRYGRDIGLIVHLSGSTTLSPDPNRKVLVCSVERAVRVGADAVSIHVNIGAENEGEMFEAFGKISEAADHWGMPLLAMVYPRGPKIDNEKDVENVKIAARVGAELGADIVKVPYTGSPETFKEVVSGSPIPVVIAGGSKLSDEDTLKMVEGAMQAGAAGLSMGRNAFQHENPVLLVSAACAIVHEGKTAKEAMKILNSEA; from the coding sequence ATGGGTATTGGTAAAGAGGTCCGCAAAGAACGTATCATGAACCGGGAAACCGGCAAGATCGTCATCGTTCCAATGGACCACGGTGTGACAGTGGGCCCGATCAAGGGTCTGATCGATCTGCCCAAGACCGTGGACATGGTAGCCAAAGGCGGTGCGAATGCGGTAGTCGAACACGTGGGCATGGTAGGCCAGGGGCATCGCCGTTATGGGCGTGATATAGGCTTAATCGTACATCTTTCGGGAAGCACGACCCTGTCCCCGGATCCGAACCGCAAAGTGCTGGTATGTTCGGTGGAGCGTGCAGTTCGAGTTGGGGCGGATGCTGTCAGTATCCATGTCAACATCGGCGCCGAGAATGAAGGAGAAATGTTTGAGGCCTTCGGCAAGATTTCCGAAGCTGCCGACCACTGGGGCATGCCGCTTCTTGCAATGGTTTATCCGCGCGGGCCCAAAATCGATAATGAAAAAGACGTCGAGAACGTAAAGATCGCGGCCCGGGTGGGCGCCGAGCTCGGGGCGGACATCGTCAAAGTCCCCTATACCGGATCTCCTGAAACCTTCAAGGAGGTGGTGTCCGGAAGTCCCATTCCTGTGGTCATAGCCGGCGGCTCCAAGCTTTCCGATGAAGACACCCTGAAGATGGTAGAGGGCGCCATGCAAGCCGGAGCAGCCGGACTTTCAATGGGCCGCAATGCTTTCCAGCACGAGAATCCGGTCCTCTTGGTGTCTGCGGCTTGCGCCATTGTGCACGAGGGAAAGACTGCGAAAGAGGCAATGAAAATTCTTAATAGTGAGGCATGA
- a CDS encoding response regulator has product MNITIKAKLFVGFAVLLVMMALVAMMSIHRLSDLNDRLNRIVDVSAEKIKLGDRMKRDIIEINRAKNNVILSSSQEEMDHYADRIDKLKNNLNIRMKELCSLADEDGRARLDEFTVWWEKYLGISRQVVDLSRPVSINEARKLSVEKGRKLLAKAEAIMTAFVDKSDQDLDVDKIESDKNYAAARNQSISVLLIAIIAGILVAVAIVRGIASRVNRMSEKARVIASGKVYEEDKEENRDELSRVFLSLKEISGSFENITKQAQKIAKGDFSASIDLRSKDDELGIALQLMTKSLREYRAEIEKQDWLKSRQNELNEKMRGDQDILHLAQNVITYLARYLDAQIGAFYIAEEDSNDLRLSGSYAFPKCKELNAIIKIGEGLAGQAAFEKEMISVTNIPEDYVRVNSAIGDSPPRNVLVTPLLLEGALKGVIELGSFREFSDTYMQFLNLVMENVAIGINSAQARTKMKALLEETQLQSEELEAQQEELSQINEELEQQTIELKASEEKLKTQQEALEATNEELEEKTEHLEKQKAAITRKNLELENARMDIEQKAKELEVKSKYKSEFLASMSHELRTPLNSLLILAQDLAENKYENLNDEQIESARIIRASGTELLELINEILDLSKIEAGKMPLHVTMVQLIEMMNDLNTHFNHLTDEKGLNLKISLDEELPDEITTDRKRAAQIIKNLVSNAIKFTEKGGVTVNIHRPGSDVDLSRSGLDLQSTIAISVIDTGIGIPKEKQIEIFEAFQQVDGTTSRKYGGTGLGLSISRELARLLGGEIQLESETGKGSTFTLYLGIEISDKSDEDTGSMLQDAGPEPQISHFKTKVSDIESIPDDREKLEKGDKTILVIEDDQDFARILMNQCHKHAFKSLVSATGEDGLEVAEKYLPEAIILDIYLPGMSGWHVLDALKNSVQTRHIPVHIISVEEVTIDAFKKGAIGYLRKPVTKEHLEEAFKKIGEVLEKSIKDLLVVEDNLAQQKAIVKLIENGDVAVTIARNAREAIDALRTGKFDCMVLDLGLPDMTGFQLLSELDKDKDIIIPPVIVYTGKQLTRTEEADLRQYAESIIVKGVKSEERLLDETALFLHRVVDNLSQKKQKIITDMYHKDDMFMGKKVLLVDDDMRNVFALSKIFREKGMNVLKAENGKAALELLEKESDIDLILMDIMMPVMNGYDAIKEIRLKGKYKDIPIIAQTAKAMKEDREKVMAAGANDYLDKPLNIGRLLSMMRVWLYQ; this is encoded by the coding sequence TTGAACATAACTATTAAAGCAAAATTATTCGTCGGATTTGCCGTGCTTCTGGTAATGATGGCCCTTGTAGCTATGATGTCTATCCACCGACTATCGGATTTGAATGACCGGTTGAACCGTATTGTGGATGTTTCAGCAGAAAAGATAAAACTGGGCGACAGAATGAAACGTGACATCATCGAAATCAACCGGGCAAAAAATAACGTTATTCTTTCGAGTTCGCAAGAGGAGATGGACCACTATGCTGACCGTATCGATAAGCTCAAAAATAATCTTAACATCCGAATGAAAGAGTTATGCAGCCTGGCAGACGAGGACGGCAGGGCTCGGCTGGACGAGTTTACAGTGTGGTGGGAAAAATATTTAGGGATCAGTCGGCAGGTTGTAGACTTATCGCGACCAGTCAGTATTAACGAAGCCCGAAAGCTATCCGTAGAAAAGGGACGTAAGCTATTGGCCAAGGCAGAAGCAATAATGACCGCCTTTGTGGACAAAAGCGATCAGGATTTGGATGTGGACAAAATAGAAAGTGACAAAAACTATGCTGCGGCACGGAACCAGTCTATTTCTGTTCTCCTTATCGCCATCATTGCCGGAATTCTGGTTGCTGTTGCCATCGTTCGGGGGATTGCGAGCCGTGTGAATAGGATGTCGGAAAAGGCAAGGGTCATCGCTTCCGGAAAAGTTTATGAAGAAGATAAGGAAGAAAATCGCGATGAGTTGAGCCGGGTCTTCTTATCCTTAAAAGAGATATCCGGAAGTTTTGAAAATATCACAAAACAGGCACAGAAAATTGCAAAAGGAGATTTCTCTGCAAGTATTGACCTTCGCAGTAAAGACGATGAGCTTGGTATCGCTCTTCAATTAATGACTAAATCACTTCGAGAATATAGAGCGGAAATCGAAAAACAAGATTGGCTCAAATCCCGTCAAAATGAATTGAACGAAAAAATGCGCGGTGATCAGGATATTCTCCATCTTGCCCAAAATGTCATTACATATCTGGCGAGATATTTGGACGCTCAGATTGGCGCATTTTATATCGCCGAAGAAGATAGTAATGATCTGAGGCTTTCCGGCAGTTATGCCTTCCCAAAATGCAAGGAACTCAATGCGATCATCAAAATTGGAGAAGGATTGGCGGGACAGGCGGCATTTGAAAAAGAAATGATCTCCGTGACCAATATCCCGGAGGATTATGTCCGTGTTAATTCGGCAATTGGTGATTCACCCCCACGCAATGTTCTGGTTACTCCTCTCCTTTTGGAAGGGGCACTGAAAGGCGTGATAGAGCTGGGTTCTTTCAGAGAATTTTCTGACACCTACATGCAATTCTTAAATCTGGTTATGGAAAACGTTGCCATTGGAATTAATTCCGCGCAAGCACGCACAAAAATGAAAGCCCTTCTTGAAGAAACCCAGCTTCAGTCAGAGGAACTGGAAGCTCAACAGGAAGAGTTAAGCCAAATCAACGAGGAATTAGAACAGCAGACAATAGAGCTGAAAGCATCGGAGGAAAAGCTCAAGACACAGCAGGAGGCATTAGAGGCTACCAATGAGGAGCTGGAAGAAAAAACCGAACATCTTGAAAAACAGAAGGCGGCAATTACGCGTAAAAATCTTGAGCTTGAAAATGCCCGGATGGATATTGAGCAGAAAGCAAAAGAACTGGAAGTTAAGAGCAAATACAAATCCGAATTTCTGGCAAGTATGTCTCACGAATTGCGAACGCCCTTGAACAGCCTCCTCATCCTTGCCCAAGATCTGGCTGAAAATAAATATGAAAATTTGAACGATGAACAGATTGAATCGGCCAGAATTATCCGTGCCAGTGGAACTGAATTACTTGAGCTGATCAATGAGATTCTGGACCTTTCTAAAATAGAAGCAGGTAAGATGCCCCTTCATGTGACGATGGTTCAATTAATTGAAATGATGAATGATCTCAATACCCACTTCAACCATCTGACAGACGAAAAGGGTTTAAATTTGAAAATCAGTTTGGATGAGGAACTACCGGATGAAATCACAACAGACCGAAAACGGGCAGCACAAATCATCAAGAATCTCGTGTCCAATGCCATTAAATTTACGGAAAAAGGCGGCGTTACCGTGAATATCCATCGTCCGGGTTCTGATGTCGATCTGTCTCGCAGTGGATTGGATCTTCAAAGTACAATTGCAATTTCCGTGATTGATACGGGTATCGGTATCCCCAAAGAAAAGCAAATTGAGATTTTTGAGGCGTTCCAGCAAGTTGACGGAACTACATCCAGAAAATACGGTGGCACGGGATTAGGACTTTCAATATCACGAGAATTGGCAAGATTACTGGGCGGCGAAATTCAGCTTGAAAGTGAAACAGGAAAGGGCTCAACTTTTACGCTCTATCTAGGCATTGAGATCAGTGACAAAAGCGATGAGGATACGGGTTCCATGTTGCAGGATGCAGGACCGGAACCACAAATTTCACATTTCAAGACAAAGGTCTCCGATATCGAATCCATACCTGATGACCGTGAGAAACTGGAAAAAGGTGATAAAACCATATTGGTTATTGAGGACGACCAGGACTTTGCCAGGATCCTGATGAATCAATGTCACAAACATGCCTTCAAGTCTCTGGTATCGGCAACCGGAGAAGATGGACTGGAAGTGGCAGAAAAATATCTGCCTGAAGCCATTATACTGGATATCTACCTTCCGGGTATGAGTGGCTGGCATGTTCTGGATGCGTTAAAAAACAGTGTCCAAACCCGACATATTCCCGTTCATATAATTTCTGTTGAGGAAGTGACAATTGATGCATTCAAAAAAGGCGCTATCGGTTATCTGAGAAAGCCGGTAACGAAAGAACACCTGGAAGAAGCATTTAAAAAGATTGGAGAAGTGTTAGAGAAAAGTATAAAAGATTTGCTGGTTGTTGAAGATAATCTGGCTCAGCAAAAAGCTATCGTAAAACTTATTGAAAATGGCGATGTAGCGGTGACCATTGCCCGAAACGCTCGGGAAGCCATTGATGCTCTGAGGACCGGAAAATTCGATTGTATGGTTCTGGACTTGGGACTGCCGGATATGACCGGATTTCAATTGCTCAGTGAACTTGACAAAGACAAGGATATAATTATTCCGCCCGTCATCGTGTATACCGGAAAACAACTCACCAGGACTGAAGAAGCCGATTTGCGTCAATATGCAGAGTCGATCATTGTAAAAGGTGTGAAATCGGAAGAACGTCTGCTGGATGAAACCGCCTTGTTCCTTCACCGGGTCGTGGACAACCTGTCCCAGAAAAAACAGAAAATAATCACTGACATGTACCATAAGGACGATATGTTCATGGGTAAAAAGGTGCTTTTGGTGGACGATGATATGCGCAATGTGTTCGCCCTGTCGAAGATATTTAGAGAAAAAGGAATGAACGTGCTAAAAGCTGAAAATGGAAAGGCCGCCCTTGAATTACTGGAGAAAGAATCGGATATTGATCTCATTTTGATGGATATTATGATGCCGGTAATGAATGGATACGATGCCATAAAAGAGATAAGACTGAAGGGAAAATACAAGGATATACCGATCATTGCCCAAACTGCAAAAGCAATGAAGGAAGACAGGGAAAAAGTAATGGCTGCGGGAGCGAACGATTATCTGGACAAGCCGTTGAACATTGGACGATTGCTGTCTATGATGCGGGTGTGGCTCTATCAGTAG
- a CDS encoding 3-dehydroquinate synthase II: MTRLFWVNARPYNKEVVTTALESGADAVIVPRGQSKKVRDLGLIKTVAPDGDLKFGEDVVEATISSEKDEAETLKVPAEKLLLIKTSDWKVIPLENLIAKRGKGLLAWVRNAEEAKVALKIMERGVDGIVLASTDLSEIKRTAAVVREQAERLDLVQATIKSVRPLGMGDRVCVDTIANMEPGQGMLVGNSSSGMFLVHAENVETPYCATRPFRVNAGAVHAYVRVPDGKTAYLADVSIGDPVLIIDYKGRSEVGFVGRAKVEKRPMMLVEAAYKGKTLSLVMQNAETIRLTKPGGEPVSIARLTPGDRVLAYLEEAGRHFGVKIDETIVEK, from the coding sequence ATGACGAGGTTGTTTTGGGTTAATGCAAGGCCCTACAATAAAGAAGTTGTAACCACTGCCCTGGAGAGTGGCGCGGACGCTGTGATTGTTCCCAGAGGCCAATCCAAAAAGGTCCGTGATCTTGGTCTTATCAAGACAGTGGCGCCGGACGGCGACTTGAAATTCGGTGAGGACGTGGTCGAGGCGACCATTTCCTCGGAAAAGGACGAGGCCGAGACACTCAAGGTCCCAGCCGAGAAGCTGCTGCTAATCAAAACCAGCGACTGGAAAGTAATTCCACTTGAAAACCTGATCGCCAAGAGAGGCAAGGGCCTGCTGGCCTGGGTGCGTAACGCAGAGGAGGCCAAGGTTGCATTGAAGATCATGGAGCGTGGGGTTGACGGGATCGTTCTAGCCTCAACTGATCTTTCGGAAATTAAGCGGACCGCTGCCGTTGTTCGCGAGCAGGCAGAGCGCCTGGATCTGGTTCAGGCGACCATCAAGTCCGTGCGGCCGCTGGGTATGGGAGACCGGGTCTGCGTTGATACTATTGCCAACATGGAGCCTGGCCAAGGCATGCTCGTTGGGAATTCCAGCTCGGGCATGTTCCTGGTACACGCGGAAAACGTGGAAACGCCCTATTGTGCCACACGCCCTTTTCGCGTCAACGCCGGGGCGGTCCACGCTTACGTGCGCGTGCCGGATGGCAAAACCGCTTACCTGGCCGATGTTAGCATCGGCGACCCGGTCTTGATCATCGACTACAAGGGCAGGAGCGAGGTTGGTTTCGTGGGCCGGGCAAAGGTGGAAAAAAGGCCCATGATGCTGGTAGAAGCTGCCTACAAGGGCAAAACTCTCTCACTGGTGATGCAGAACGCCGAGACCATCCGGCTGACCAAGCCAGGAGGGGAGCCCGTCTCAATTGCCCGTCTGACGCCTGGCGACCGCGTGCTTGCCTACCTGGAAGAAGCGGGTAGACACTTCGGGGTGAAGATTGACGAAACGATAGTTGAAAAATAG
- a CDS encoding protein-glutamate O-methyltransferase CheR has protein sequence MEKTEVEEIEIDLLLEALFRRYGYDFRRYAKASITRRIRHLLEKSGHRRISEMIPELLYDKSFLEKIVYDFSITVTEMFRDPGFYRAIREKVVPYLKTYPFIKIWHAGCATGEEVYSIAIVLKEEGLYDRATIFATDFNDPALTKGKEGIYSLENIKQYTLNYQDAGGTCSFSKYYHAQYDSVIMDQSLKKNITFANHNLVTDSTFSEMHLILCRNVLIYFNKTLQDRVLRLFHDSLIHGGFLCLGTKESFQFSDVPGDYERIDNKEKIYQKKTI, from the coding sequence ATGGAAAAAACCGAAGTTGAAGAAATAGAGATCGACCTTTTGCTGGAAGCACTATTCCGTCGGTATGGCTATGATTTCAGGCGTTATGCCAAGGCGTCCATTACGAGAAGGATACGGCATTTATTGGAGAAATCAGGTCATAGGAGAATAAGCGAAATGATTCCGGAATTGTTATACGATAAGTCATTTCTTGAAAAGATCGTTTATGATTTCTCCATCACTGTAACCGAAATGTTTCGTGATCCCGGATTTTACCGCGCAATCAGAGAAAAGGTAGTTCCTTATCTGAAAACCTATCCCTTCATTAAAATCTGGCATGCAGGGTGTGCAACCGGGGAGGAAGTCTATTCCATAGCCATTGTTTTGAAAGAAGAGGGACTCTATGACCGGGCAACCATTTTTGCAACCGATTTCAATGATCCTGCCCTTACAAAAGGAAAAGAAGGGATATATTCATTAGAAAATATTAAGCAATACACATTGAATTATCAGGATGCAGGAGGAACTTGTTCATTTTCCAAGTATTACCACGCACAATATGATTCAGTGATTATGGATCAATCATTGAAAAAAAACATAACATTTGCCAATCACAATCTGGTGACCGATAGTACATTCAGTGAAATGCACCTTATATTGTGCCGAAATGTCTTGATTTACTTTAACAAAACGCTTCAAGACCGGGTACTCAGGCTCTTTCACGACAGCTTGATTCATGGAGGTTTCCTGTGTCTTGGCACAAAGGAAAGTTTTCAATTTTCCGATGTTCCGGGAGATTATGAAAGAATTGATAACAAAGAAAAAATATATCAGAAAAAAACGATATAA